A window of Roseburia hominis A2-183 genomic DNA:
TTCCAAGTTTGGAGCACTCCGCGGGTCATGTCCGCATCCCGGAGACAATTTGTAGGACTTTCGTGCAGCACTTACCTGCACTTCCGCAGTAAAACATAACCGCGCGAAGCAGATGTCTGAGTTGTCACCTGCCTTAATTTCAATAGCAGGTGGCAACGAGTTTCTGTTCGCGCGGTTTTATCATGTCTACGAGGGAGTGCAGTTAGTGCTGCCAGAAAGTCCGCCCATTGTCTCCGGTGTGTCGGACATGCCCCGTCGGATTGTCCAAACGTGGAAGAGACACGGAATCAGATGCAAACATTCCGTCGGAAGAAATGCTCACATTTTTCTCCAACGAATTCCCAGTTGCATTTCCACATGAAATCCTCAAGTGTGTTTCTTATAATATTACTTAGGTCAGTTTACAAGGAACTACACGCAGACCGTGAAACGGGCTGCTGACAACAAACGGCGCTATGCTCCCGGCTGGGTGCATAGCACCTGTTTGTTGCGGGGGTTTCCAAAGGGGGCAGCGCCCCATTTGGCACACGACTTTGCGGAGCAAAGTGTAGTGTGTTATACGCTCTGTCGGCGTTGCCCTGAAAATACCGTTGCCGCCGGGGAGGGCAAGGGCATTTGACGCGGCAGGAAAGCAGGGCTTTGTTTGGGGCTGGTAAGCCGGAAACAAAGGGCTGATTTCAGCAGCAGACAGGGCGTATTATGAAAGCCCCCGTCCCTCGTCCTCCGCCCCCGGCCTATGGGACAAAAAGTCCCAAAGCTCTGGACACCGTGACCAGATGTGTGGCCACACTCCGGGAAAAGTAGCAGGACGGCAGGAAACCGTCAAGGCTGAAATGAATGGGCTGACGCCCGGCCTTGACCGTTCCCCGCCGCCCCGCTGGATGGGTGGACAAGGTGGCCAATCCCTAAAAGTGTTTGGCCGCACTCGTTCATTTTGGGGCCTTTCTTCTCCCAAAATTGAAATGGGCGGGAAAGCCCTAAAATGGCTTTCCCGCCTTGATTACCCATTAGCAAAGACGGGCGAGACTGTCAACGGCGGCGCTGAAAGCGCCGTTCATCTTGACCGTTGACTGGCTCGCCTGGCTTTGCTACTGCCCGTAAGAGATGGAAAAACAAGATGGAAAACAAGGTTAAAAATGGTTGACAAGTCTATCGGATGTGTGTTATACTGTGCGACAGTTTGAGATTGGAAGGAGGCTTACGTGTGTTAATTTGTGTACGCTAATAAGCAATAAAAAGTAGAAGTACCTTTCCACATGATGGTGGGCTTTTTTTGCGTGCGTATGCAAAGGAACACGTAGGTTTGACACGAGCAGTCTTTGAACTGTATCGTGGTGTTTTTTCGTGCTTTGTTGTTATGCAGGCGTCTGCCCTCTCTGTGGGACAACGCCTGCTTTTTATTGCAGAAACAAAGGAACAATGCAATAAAAAAGGAGGTTCGCATTATGACCCAAAACAACAATTCATGGAGAAAAACTTATTTTACACTTCTTGCCGGACAAGCAATATCCTTTATTAGCAGCGGTATTTTGCAAATGGCCATTATCTTTTATTTGGTTGCGAAAACTAATTCTGCAATCATATTGACGGCGGCAACACTGATTGGATTTTTGCCGCAAGCCTGTTTAGGCCCGTTTGCAGGTGCTTTTGTTGACCGGCACAGCCGTAAAAGCGTAATGATTGGTGCGGATTTGATAATTGCCGCCGCTGGCGGTATTCTGGCGCTGGTGGCGTTTTACATGGAATTGCCCGTATGGTCTATTATGGTTGTCCTGTTAATCCGAAGTGCGGGAACTGCTTTTCATTCTCCAGCATTCAGCGCAGCAACACCTATGATTGTGCCAAAAGAGGAACTTACAAAATGCGCTGGTTACACGTCGACCATGCAAGCAGTAAGTGCGATTATCAGTCCAGCTGCCGCAGCGTTTTTATATGCTGTTTGGCCTCTTAATGCAATTATATTGTTAGATATTGTGGGTGCAATCCTTGCCTGTGTGACTGTTGCGATTTCGTCCATACCAACGCCTGAACTATGTCCAGAAACGAAAAGACAACAGTTTTTACAGGATATGAAAGAGGGGTATGTGGTATTAAAGCAAAACAGGGGCCTCTTTGCTCTGCTCTGGATTGGTGTAATTTATATGTTCTTTTATATGCCAATCAGTACGCTTTTTCCTCTCATCTGTATGTCATACTTCAAAGGAACACCGGCCCATGCCTCTGCCGCTGAAATTGCTTTTGCGGTTGGTATGCTGCTTGGCGGAGTCATTCTGAGCATTTGGGGCGGTTTTAAGAAACGGCGGTACACCATCGGTCTTTCCGTTCTCCTGATGGGCGTTAGCAATATGCTCTCCGGGCTTTTGCCGCCAGACGCATTTCTTGTCTTTGTTGTGTGCTGTACTGTTATGGGAATTTCCGCTCCATTTTACGGTGTGCAAAATGCGATTTTTCAAGAAACGGTCAAACCAGAATATCTGGGGAGAGTTTTTTCTCTACTGACAAGCGCCGCTTCCCTCGCCATGCCGTTTGGCCTTGTCATTTCCGGGCCTCTGGCGGAGCGGCTGGGAGTTGAGAAATGGTTTGTCATTTGCGGAATTGGCATTATCATCGTTGCGCTTGCCGTATTTTTACTACCCGGTTTGAGAGAGATTGACAATACGCAATAATCAACTGCACCTTTTTCTATTACTAAACAAAATGCCTGGATGGTGGTTCTGAAAAACCAGAACCGCCGTTCAGGCATTTTTTATCTTCGTCCTCTCTGCGGTTTTGGATTCTTCAGCAAGTCGGATTTTTCCGCAATCTTTTTCAGCCACTTCCGTTCTTCTACTGACAGCTTCCTAAAATTCAGCTTGAGCCGTTTGCAGATAAACGCCAAGTACGCTTGTTCCGTGTCGCTGTCCTGGCTGACGATTTCACCAGCAGTTTCCAGCATTTCTTTTAGCGGGTTATCCTCTGGGACGCTGAAAAAATCGTCCTTGTGTGTTTCCCGCAGAGCAAGGGCAATCCCGTTTATGTCCCGTTGTATCACATAGCGGCAAAACTCGTCCTCATCAATATGGGCGGTGATAAGCTGTCTTAACTGCGTATCACTCATGCCAGGATTATGCTTTTTTATAACAGTTGCGCTCATCGTGTCCACTATGGCGTTTGCACCCTGCGCCTGTTTCAGTGCCGTTCCGTTCACATAGATTTCAAGGTCAGCCATCAGCCGGGGGAAATCCGGGTGCGCCGCCAGCTCACACAGCAGGGTATTGTCTATCCTCCCGCTTTTCAGCAGGTCAATCATTTCATCACTCAAACGCAGGTCTGCAAGATCGGCGTTTGGGTGATTTTTCATTTCAGACAGCCCCAGCAGATAATCAGCGGTCACACCGTAAAACTTCGCCAGCCGGATAAGGGCATAGTGGCTGATGTCCTTGAAGTCTTCCGTTTCGTAACTGCCCAGCGCAGACTTGGAAAGCCCGGTCTGCTCCGCAAGCTGCCCCAGCGTCAAGCCACGCTCCACACGTAGGTCTTTTAATCGCTCTTGTATGGATAAAGACATATTCACCCTCCTTGCTAGCTCAACGAAAGAGAAGCCGTTATGCTATGTACTATGCTCATAGCATAACGGCATAGGCATTTACAGTTTTATTTTACCATTTGCTACATCTTCACGAAATTTATCAACAAGCTTCGCTGTCAGCTTGGATTTACCGTAGTGTTCAAGTACAAAAGTACGATAACTTTTTCCATCTACAAGCACATCACTTTTTCTGGTCAACAACCAATTTCCGTTACCTCCTCCCTGTTCTCTAATATTCCAGTCTTTCCCATATCTTTTATAGATTTCATCTTTTTTACCTTGAACAGACATTGATTCGCTTGGAATATAAACAATTTGCATAATAGCTCCTCCTTTATTTTGTGCAAGAAGACCAGAAACCTGAATTTGTCTTTTATCTTTTTTTGATTATATCACAAATCCGAGAGCGTGGAAATAGGGAGTTTTTCAGGCTGATTTCCTACCTCTTGGATATACGGCACAGGCGGTCAAAAAGGTGTAGACTTGGGATAGTTCATCGATGGACAAGCACCTTGGAAACAGAACACGCCAAAGAAAACGGAGGGACGCATGAGCAAAAGACCCTATCAACACCTGCCGCCGCTGGAACACAGGCCGGACGGCTCCCCCTACCGCATAACCCCGCCCCAGAAGAGACGAGCCAGCGGCCTGATACGCCGGGAGTGCTGCAACTGCGAGGACGGAAACTGCCTTGCGCTGGACGATGGCGACACCTGCGCCTGTCCGCAGATGATTTCGTTCTCCGTCTGCTGCAAGTGGTTCCGCTGGGCGGTCTTGCCGCTGGACAGGACGCTGGAAGCGGAGATTTACCGGGACAGGGACTTGAAACGCTGTGCGGAGTGCGGCGGTGTGTTCGTCCCGAAGTCCAACCGGGGCAAATACTGCCCGGACTGCGCCGCCAGAGTTCACAGGCGGCAGAAAACAGAAAGTGAACGGAAAAGGAGGTCTGCTGTGGACAGTTAAGAGCGGGAAAAGCCTTGATTTGCAAGGCTCCGCAAGCCCTCAACCGGGGCGGCTGGTATCATTTATCATTCGCCCCGGAAAACGGGCCTCTAACCGTCCACAAAACACGCTATGACAAACACGATTTATATTCACCAGCCGGAAAAGGCGTTCAGTTTCACCCGGCTCCCCAATTTCCTTTTTGAAGCACCCACATTCCAGCCCTTGAGCAACGAAGCGAAGGTGCTGTATGCCTTTGTCCTGCGCCGGGCGGAGTTGTCCCGGAAGAACGGCTGGGCGGACGAGTACGGGCGGGTCTACCTGTACTACCCCATCTGCGAGGTGGTCGCTTTGCTCCGCTGCGGGCGGCAGAAAGCGGTCAACACCCTGCGGGAGTTGCAGTATGCGGGGCTGGTGGAAATCCAGAAACAGGGCTGTGGAAAACCCAACCGCATTTACCCGAAATCCTATGAAGCGGTTCCAAACACCGACTTCAAGAAATCCGGTTATGGTACGCCGGAGGGCTGAAAACCGTACTTGGCGAGTACGAAAATCAATCCTCTTGAAGTACGGAAATCTGACGGTATATAGAAATACAGAGATTAAAACCATCTATTTACATTCATTCCATTCCAATCCTATCAGAGATATTTTCGGCGGGAAAACCCGCCGGAAAGGAATGGAATGGGGAAAGGAGTTCAATGGCACAACACGCAATTTTGCGATTTGAGAAGCACAAGGGCCACCCGGCGGGGCCGCTGGAAGCCCACCATGAACGGAAAAAGGAGCAGTACGCCAGCAACCCGGACATTGACACCAGCCGGAGCAAGTACAATTTCCACATCGTCAAGCCGGATGGCCGCTACTACCATTTCATTCAGAGCCGCATCGAGCAGGCCAGATGCCGCACCCGCAAGGACAGCACTCGGTTTGTGGACACGCTGATTACCGCCAGCCCGGAGTTTTTCAAGGGCAAGTCCCCAAAGGAGATAGCGGCCTACTTCCAGAGGGCGGCGGACTTCCTCATTGACCGGGTGGGCCGGGAGAACATCGTTTCGGCTATGGTACACATGGATGAAAAAACGCCCCATCTGCACTTGGTCTTTGTGCCGCTGACAAAGGACAACCGCCTGTGCGCCAAAGAAATTATCGGCAACCGGGCCAATCTGACGAAGTGGCAGGACGATTTTCACGCCTGTATGGTGGAGCAGTACCCCGACCTGGAGC
This region includes:
- a CDS encoding cysteine-rich VLP domain-containing protein, with the translated sequence MSKRPYQHLPPLEHRPDGSPYRITPPQKRRASGLIRRECCNCEDGNCLALDDGDTCACPQMISFSVCCKWFRWAVLPLDRTLEAEIYRDRDLKRCAECGGVFVPKSNRGKYCPDCAARVHRRQKTESERKRRSAVDS
- a CDS encoding MFS transporter, whose translation is MTQNNNSWRKTYFTLLAGQAISFISSGILQMAIIFYLVAKTNSAIILTAATLIGFLPQACLGPFAGAFVDRHSRKSVMIGADLIIAAAGGILALVAFYMELPVWSIMVVLLIRSAGTAFHSPAFSAATPMIVPKEELTKCAGYTSTMQAVSAIISPAAAAFLYAVWPLNAIILLDIVGAILACVTVAISSIPTPELCPETKRQQFLQDMKEGYVVLKQNRGLFALLWIGVIYMFFYMPISTLFPLICMSYFKGTPAHASAAEIAFAVGMLLGGVILSIWGGFKKRRYTIGLSVLLMGVSNMLSGLLPPDAFLVFVVCCTVMGISAPFYGVQNAIFQETVKPEYLGRVFSLLTSAASLAMPFGLVISGPLAERLGVEKWFVICGIGIIIVALAVFLLPGLREIDNTQ
- the mobV gene encoding MobV family relaxase gives rise to the protein MAQHAILRFEKHKGHPAGPLEAHHERKKEQYASNPDIDTSRSKYNFHIVKPDGRYYHFIQSRIEQARCRTRKDSTRFVDTLITASPEFFKGKSPKEIAAYFQRAADFLIDRVGRENIVSAMVHMDEKTPHLHLVFVPLTKDNRLCAKEIIGNRANLTKWQDDFHACMVEQYPDLERGESASKTGRKHIPTRLFKQAVNLSKQARAIEAVLSGITPLNAGKKKEEALSMLKKWFPQMENFSGQLKKYKVTINDLLAENEKLEVRAKASEKGKMNDTMERAKLKSELDDMRRLVDRIPPEILAELKRQQRQHGKER
- a CDS encoding helix-turn-helix domain-containing protein, coding for MSLSIQERLKDLRVERGLTLGQLAEQTGLSKSALGSYETEDFKDISHYALIRLAKFYGVTADYLLGLSEMKNHPNADLADLRLSDEMIDLLKSGRIDNTLLCELAAHPDFPRLMADLEIYVNGTALKQAQGANAIVDTMSATVIKKHNPGMSDTQLRQLITAHIDEDEFCRYVIQRDINGIALALRETHKDDFFSVPEDNPLKEMLETAGEIVSQDSDTEQAYLAFICKRLKLNFRKLSVEERKWLKKIAEKSDLLKNPKPQRGRR
- a CDS encoding replication initiator protein A — encoded protein: MTNTIYIHQPEKAFSFTRLPNFLFEAPTFQPLSNEAKVLYAFVLRRAELSRKNGWADEYGRVYLYYPICEVVALLRCGRQKAVNTLRELQYAGLVEIQKQGCGKPNRIYPKSYEAVPNTDFKKSGYGTPEG